A single genomic interval of Ictalurus furcatus strain D&B chromosome 20, Billie_1.0, whole genome shotgun sequence harbors:
- the LOC128624430 gene encoding kelch-like protein 10, producing the protein MSSEREMSEDMTLWGVLNGMRLMEELCDVVLRVDKVEFKLHKIILSARSPYFRLLFTKGSSSDQKVYTITDVSPDIMELVIHYIYTQEIRVTTDNVQALSVMADRLLMQDLVRRCCDFLKAHLSPENCLGIWQYAEAYSCNELQDQAYTYVLHHFEDVVRSPSSKFLELNVEQLGGILERDELNVKQEITVFQAIIKWIEHKPDVRIRHIANLLLKVRLALIDLEYFLENIKTHPLVSSSRECQQITRAVNSLFYINGVGHNTGYLDQLARPRLPYSILFAFCGFSEPSPKNVVETYNSRMDSWICISSREEKARTYHGTVFLDGFVYVVGGFSGTESFNTVRKFNPLDGTWNEVARMSSRRCFVSVAVLDGYIYAMGGFDDEAVLNTAERYQPSTNQWSLIPSMHKERSDASATTLLGKIYICGGLSDNECLSTAECFDPRYDQWTRIEPMHIPRSGVGVIALNNQVFAIGGFDGANHLQSVEAYNPHTNSWRMLASMSKTRSNFGVEVMDGRLYVVGGYCDESSCEYYDEKSNHWFNIQDMSIARGVVSCCVISGLPNVHHCVR; encoded by the exons ATGAgttctgagagagagatgagtgaaGACATGACACTGTGGGGTGTGCTGAACGGGATGCGGTTGATGGAGGAGCTGTGCGACGTGGTCCTCAGAGTGGACAAGGTGGAATTCAAGCTCCATAAGATCATCCTTTCTGCGCGCAGCCCGTATTTCAg ACTCCTGTTCACCAAAGGGAGCAGCTCGGATCAGAAGGTGTACACCATCACGGATGTATCTCCAGACATCATGGAGCTTGTAATCCACTACATCTACACCCAGGAGATTCGAGTCACAACTGATAACGTGCAGGCTCTGTCGGTCATGGCCGATCGCCTGCTCATGCAAGACCTTGTTCGCCGCTGCTGCGACTTCCTGAAGGCACATCTCAGCCCGGAAAACTGCTTAGGGATTTGGCAGTACGCCGAAGCTTACTCATGCAACGAGCTGCAAGATCAGGCCTACACCTACGTGTTGCATCATTTCGAGGACGTCGTTCGGTCACCGTCCAGTAAGTTCTTGGAGCTGAACGTGGAGCAGCTCGGCGGCATCCTGGAGAGGGATGAGCTGAACGTCAAACAGGAGATAACGGTGTTCCAAGCTATAATCAAGTGGATCGAGCACAAACCCGACGTCCGAATACGGCACATTGCGAACCTGCTGCTGAAG GTGcggctggctctgatagatctGGAATACTTCCTGGAAAATATCAAGACACACCCGCTGGTCAGCAGCTCCAGGGAGTGTCAGCAAATCACCCGCGCAGTGAATTCGTTGTTCTACATTAATGGGGTTGGACACAACACCGGATACCTGGATCAGCTTGCCCGCCCACGGCTCCCGTATTCCATCTTGTTCGCCTTCTGTGGCTTCAGCGAACCGTCTCCTAAAAACGTTGTAGAAACCTACAACTCGAGGATGGACAGCTGGATATGCATCTCCAGCAGAGAAGAAAAAGCTCGAACCTATCACGGCACAGTGTTCTTGGACGGTTTTGTGTATGTCGTCGGTGGCTTCAGCGGCACCGAGTCCTTCAACACGGTGCGCAAGTTCAATCCCCTCGACGGAACCTGGAACGAGGTGGCACGCATGAGCTCTCGCCGCTGCTTTGTGAGCGTAGCCGTACTGGATGGATACATCTATGCGATGGGAGGCTTCGATGACGAAGCAGTGCTTAACACAGCTGAACGCTATCAGCCAAGCACCAACCAGTGGAGCCTCATCCCATCCATGCACAAGGAACGAAGTGATGCCAGTGCTACGACCTTACTAGGCAAG ATCTACATCTGTGGAGGACTCAGCGACAACGAGTGCCTTTCCACGGCTGAGTGTTTCGACCCTCGTTACGATCAGTGGACGCGAATCGAACCGATGCACATCCCAAGAAGTGGCGTGGGTGTCATCGCTCTGAACAACCAAGTGTTTGCG ATCGGGGGTTTTGATGGAGCCAACCATCTGCAGAGCGTCGAAGCCTACAACCCTCATACCAACTCCTGGAGAATGCTTGCCTCCATGTCTAAAACACGAAGCAATTTTGGCGTCGAG gtGATGGACGGCCGCTTGTATGTGGTTGGCGGCTACTGCGACGAAAGCAGCTGCGAGTACTACGACGAAAAGAGCAATCACTG GTTCAACATCCAGGACATGAGTATCGCCCGCGGTGTGGTGAGCTGCTGTGTGATATCCGGGCTTCCCAACGTACATCATTGCGTACGATGA
- the LOC128624087 gene encoding ADP-ribosylation factor-like protein 14, which yields MGLHGSKIPSEAQILMLGLDGSGKSTLLYKLKYNEAVVTVPTVGFNVEMLETKEKGFVLTVWDVGGQHRMRIHWEHYYQGTAGLVFVVDSKDKARIPEAKQELEKILGNKSLKGLPLIVLANKQDLPGAASAGDVAEILKLKEICGKRHWFLQPCSGKTGAGLEECFQMMGHFLKTAVGEGEECLQRRRKSFKVKTQQDYW from the coding sequence ATGGGACTGCATGGCTCCAAAATTCCCTCAGAAGCTCAGATTCTAATGCTTGGCCTTGATGGATCTGGAAAGTCCACCCTGCTCTACAAGCTGAAATACAATGAGGCTGTGGTAACCGTTCCCACTGTGGGCTTCAATGTGGAGATGCTGGAGACCAAAGAGAAGGGCTTTGTGCTGACCGTGTGGGACGTCGGGGGACAGCACCGGATGAGGATTCACTGGGAGCACTACTATCAGGGCACAGCAGGCCTGGTGTTTGTGGTGGACAGCAAGGACAAGGCACGGATACCGGAGGCAAAGCAGGAACTAGAGAAGATCCTGGGAAATAAGAGTCTGAAAGGCCTTCCGTTGATTGTACTAGCCAACAAGCAGGATTTGCCAGGAGCCGCAAGTGCTGGAGATGTTGCAGAGATCTTGAAATTGAAGGAGATTTGTGGCAAAAGACATTGGTTTCTTCAGCCATGTTCAGGCAAGACTGGTGCCGGTTTGGAGGAGTGCTTCCAGATGATGGGCCATTTTCTTAAGACTGCAGTAGGAGAAGGAGAGGAATGTCTACAGAGAAGAAGGAAATCATTTAAAGTGAAGACACAGCAGGATTACTGGTAA
- the kpna4 gene encoding importin subunit alpha-3: MNDNEKLDNQRLKNFKNKGRDLETMRRQRTEVVVELRKNKRDEHLLKRRNVPHEDICDDSDVDGDFRTQNTSLEAIVQNATSDNQGIQLSAVQAARKLLSSDRNPPIDDLIKSGILPILVHCLDRDDNPSLQFEAAWALTNIASGTSEQTQAVVQSNAVPLFLRLLQSPHQNVCEQAVWALGNIIGDGPQCRDYVISLGVVKPLLSFISPSIPITFLRNVTWVMVNLCRHKDPPPPMETIQEILPALCVLIHHTDVNILVDTVWALSYLTDAGNEQIQMVIDSGIVPHLVPLLSHQEVKVQTAALRAVGNIVTGTDEQTQVVLNCDALSHFPALLTHPKEKINKEAVWFLSNITAGNQQQVQAVIDASLVPMIILLLDKGDFGTQKEAAWAISNLTISGRKDQVAYLIQQQVIPPFCNLLTVKDAQVVQVVLDGLSNILKMADEEAETIANLIEECGGLEKIEQLQNHENEDIYKLAYEIIDQFFSSDDIDEDSSLVPEAIQGGTYGFNSSTNVPAEGFQF, translated from the exons ATGAACGATAACGAGAAGTTGGACAACCAGCGGTTGaaaaatttcaaaaataaaGGTCGCGATTTGGAG ACGATGAGAAGACAGCGCACAGAGGTGGTCGTCGAACTGAGAAAG AATAAGAGGGACGAGCACCTCTTGAAGAGGAGGAACGTGCCGCATGAGGACATCTGTGACGACTCTGATGTCGATGGAGATTTCAGGACG CAAAACACCTCATTGGAGGCAATCGTCCAA AATGCCACCAGTGACAACCAGGGCATTCAGCTGAGTGCAGTGCAGGCTGCCAG GAAATTGCTGTCGAGTGACCGCAACCCTCCCATAGATGATTTGATCAAGTCTGGTATTCTGCCTATTCTTGTGCACTGCTTGGATAGAGATGACAA TCCATCTCTGCAGTTCGAGGCAGCCTGGGCTTTGACCAACATCGCTTCAGGGACCTCGGAGCAAACGCAGGCAGTGGTTCAGTCCA ATGCAGTTCCCCTGTTCCTAAGGCTGCTCCAGTCTCCCCACCAGAATGTGTGTGAGCAAGCTGTCTGGGCTTTGGGCAATATCATCG GTGATGGTCCGCAGTGCAGGGACTATGTGATCAGCCTCGGCGTCGTCAAGCCCCTGCTGTCCTTCATCAGCCCCTCCATCCCGATCACCTTCCTGCGCAATGTCACCTGGGTCATGGTTAACCTGTGCCGTCACAAGGATCCGCCTCCACCCATGGAGACTATCCAGGAG ATCCTGCCTGCCCTGTGTGTCCTGATTCATCACACAGATGTCAAT ATCCTGGTGGACACGGTGTGGGCTCTGTCTTATCTGACTGACGCTGGCAACGAACAGATCCAGATGGTCATAGACTCTGGCATTGTTCCTCACCTGGTGCCTCTCCTTAGCCACCAGGAGGTCAAAGTTCAG ACTGCAGCACTGCGTGCAGTGGGGAACATTGTGACCGGCACAGACGAACAAACACAGGTGGTGCTGAACTGTGACGCCCTGAGCCACTTCCCTGCCTTGCTCACACACCCCAAGGAAAAAATCAACAAG GAGGCAGTGTGGTTCCTGTCCAATATCACAGCTGGGAACCAGCAGCAGGTCCAGGCAGTTATTGATGCCAGTCTGGTGCCCATGATCATCCTTCTGCTCGACAAG GGAGATTTCGGCACTCAGAAAGAGGCAGCTTGGGCCATCAGTAACCTCACAATCAGTGGCAGAAAAGACCAG GTGGCGTACCTGATCCAGCAACAGGTCATTCCACCCTTCTGTAACCTACTGACAGTCAAGGATGCTCAGGTGGTGCAGGTGGTTCTGGATGGACTGAGCAATATTCTGAAAATGGCTGACGAAGAGGCAGAGACCATCGCCAACTTGATCGAAGAGTGTGGAG GATTGGAAAAAATCGAACAGCTACAGAATCATGAGAACGAGGACATCTACAAACTGGCTTACGAAATCATCGATCAGTTCTTCTCGTCTGATGAT ATCGATGAGGACTCGAGTCTGGTTCCAGAGGCCATCCAAGGTGGAACGTACGGATTTAATTCATCAACCAACGTGCCAGCAGAGGGATTCCAGTTCTAG